The DNA segment GGCCTTATCGTGCAGACGTTCGAGCACATCGGGCGCGGCCACCGACAGCAGCCGCACACCGATAGCGGCGAAACGTTCGTGCTGCTCGGCCAGCAAACGCGCCTCCTTGCCCGGCCAGAGCGCATCGATCCGTCGCTCGCGGCAGAACTCCAGACAGAAGTCGACATAGTCCGCGCCGCTCAGACCGGCCGGCTCCAGGGCGTGCTCGTGCGCCGGCACGAAGCCCGGAAAGCTCGGCTCGGGATGGGTGCAGATCAGATGCAACTCGCCCGCCGCGTCGCCCCGACGGATGAGGTCGAGGACGGCGCGGACGTTCGAGAAGGTACGGTTGAACCAGACGCGGGTCATATATGATCCGGCGACGACCTCAGAGATGCGCCTTGATCTGCGGCAGGAGCTGCTCGAAGGTGCGGCCCTGACCGACCTCGCCGATGGCGTGCATCTTCCACTCGTTGTTGTGACGATAGACCTTGGCCATGATCATGGCCGAGTGACCGCCCCGGCAGCTCAGATCATAGCGGGCGATCTCGCTGTTGTTGGCGCCGTTGAGGATGCGGCAGTAGGCGTTGGCCACCTTCGAGAAGTCCTGACCAGTGTAGTTGTTGACGGTGAACACCAGGCTCTTGACGTTGGCCGGAACCGCCGCGAGATCGACCTTGATCTGCTCGTCGTCGCCCGCGCCCTCGCCGGTGCGGTTGTCGCCGGTGTGATGGATGCTGCCGTCGCGGCTGTCGAGCTGACGGAACCAGACCGTGTCGACCAGTTGGCCCGAATCGTCGAACAGCAGACAGGAGGCATCCAGATCGATGCTCTCCCCCCCGCCGCCGCCGAAGAGTCCACCCAGGAAACCGCCCTTGCCGGACTGCGCGGCATCCCAGCCCAAGCCCATGACGATCCGGGTCAGGCCGCCGCCGGCCTCCTTGTCGAGCGAGATCTTTTGACCTTTCTGAAGACTGATGCCCATCGAATGACTCCTCGTTATGAATCGCTCTTCATCGAGCCGTTGGGAAAGACGCGACCGAAACCGACCGCCCGATCGAGTGTCGATCGCGAGCGTGGTTCGAGTGGTTCAATGCGACTGCTGAGGCCGGAAGATGGTCTTGTTGCGTGAACAGATGACGACCTTGCCCTGACCGCGAAACCGGATCACCAACCCCTCGCCCGAGGTCGCGGAGTTGACGATCGAGCCGAAGAAACCGCCGCCCGTGCGCGGCATCCCGACCTCGTAGACCAGACTCGACGACCAGGCCACCGCATGATTGTTGTCGATGACGATGTCGCGTCCATGGGTGACATCCAGGGTGAAGATCGAGCCGAAGCCCGACACGGCCAGCTTGCCCTGTCCCACCGCTTCCATGATCACGAAACCGCCGGTGCCGCCGAAGAATCCGCCGCCGACCGTGTTGAGTCGCGGATTGATCTGCACGCTGGACTCGGCGGCCAGAAAGCTGCTGTCCGAGAGCGTGAAGGGCGACTCGGGCGTGACGTCCAGGATCGCGACGCCGCCCGGCATGGCCGGCGAGAGCAGACAGTCGCCGTCGCCGCTCACGGCCTCGATCTCCTGCTGGAAGAAGGATTCGTCATTGGCCAGACGCCGCAGCAGCGCGCGTCCGAAGCCGCCGTGCATCCGGCCCTTGACCTGGAGGGGCTCTTCCATCATGACCATGGCGTCGGACTCGCAGAAGATCCGCTCGCCCTTGCGCAGATTGACATGCAGAAAGGGATCGACATCCCCGGTGACAGTGAAGGTCGGCATAGCAATCACCTCCCGGTAGAGAATAACGCCGGCCTCCAAAGACCCGATCCGCCATCCCTGGAGGCCGGCGACATCGATATCAGATGTTGACGCCGTGATCCTTGGCCAGCGCGCCCAGTCCGCCGGCGAAGCCCTGGCCGACGGCCTTGAACTTCCATTCCTCGCCGTTGCGGTAGATCTCGCCGAAGATCATGGCCGTCTCAGTCGAGTAGTCCTCGGAGAGGTCGTAGCGGGCCAGTTCGGTGCTGCTGTCTTTGTTGAGCACGCGCATGAAGGCGTTGCGCACCATGCCGAAGTTCTGCTTGCGGCTCTCGGCCTCGTGGATGGTGACGGCGAAGACGATGCGCTTCACGCCCGCCTCGACGCCCGGCAGGTTGATCGAAACGCTTTCGTCGTCACCCTCGCCTTCGCCCGTGAGGTTGTCGCCGGTATGGATCACGGCGCCGTCGGGCGAGGTCTTCTGGTTGTAGAAGACGAAATGGGCATCCGACAGCACCTTGCCGTCGTCACCGACCAGGAACACGCTCGCGTCCAGATCGAAGGCCGCGCCGTCGGTGGAGCGTGCGTCCCAGCCCAGTCCGACCCGGACATTGGTCAGGCCCGGATCTGTCTTGGTCAGGCTGACGTTACCGCCTTTTTGCAAACTGATGGCCATTGGAGATTCCCTGTGGTGTGTTGATGGAATTGAGATCGCTGTGGAACGCGATTCGAGCTAGTGTAGTCGAGTCGTCCCGTGCGCGGTATAGGCTTAATGTTTCTTCATCCTGTCCAAGTGATCGATCGCCTTATTTTCGATGAGCCCGCTTCTAGACGTCCTTGGCCCCGCG comes from the Allochromatium tepidum genome and includes:
- a CDS encoding TerD family protein; protein product: MGISLQKGQKISLDKEAGGGLTRIVMGLGWDAAQSGKGGFLGGLFGGGGGESIDLDASCLLFDDSGQLVDTVWFRQLDSRDGSIHHTGDNRTGEGAGDDEQIKVDLAAVPANVKSLVFTVNNYTGQDFSKVANAYCRILNGANNSEIARYDLSCRGGHSAMIMAKVYRHNNEWKMHAIGEVGQGRTFEQLLPQIKAHL
- a CDS encoding TIGR00266 family protein, giving the protein MPTFTVTGDVDPFLHVNLRKGERIFCESDAMVMMEEPLQVKGRMHGGFGRALLRRLANDESFFQQEIEAVSGDGDCLLSPAMPGGVAILDVTPESPFTLSDSSFLAAESSVQINPRLNTVGGGFFGGTGGFVIMEAVGQGKLAVSGFGSIFTLDVTHGRDIVIDNNHAVAWSSSLVYEVGMPRTGGGFFGSIVNSATSGEGLVIRFRGQGKVVICSRNKTIFRPQQSH
- a CDS encoding TerD family protein, which gives rise to MAISLQKGGNVSLTKTDPGLTNVRVGLGWDARSTDGAAFDLDASVFLVGDDGKVLSDAHFVFYNQKTSPDGAVIHTGDNLTGEGEGDDESVSINLPGVEAGVKRIVFAVTIHEAESRKQNFGMVRNAFMRVLNKDSSTELARYDLSEDYSTETAMIFGEIYRNGEEWKFKAVGQGFAGGLGALAKDHGVNI